The following are from one region of the Geoalkalibacter subterraneus genome:
- the map gene encoding type I methionyl aminopeptidase: MPLKNQDEIELMRRAGLVLWEAHQQAARRMEPGVTTREVDQAVEDCITSHNAIPLFKGVPGKVPFPAATCVSINNEVVHGIPSSRTLSEGDVVSIDIGVKLDGWCADAAVTHPVGSIDAQSQKLLQVTEHSLRLAIGALRKGVRWSKIARKMQQYIEGEGFSVVEELVGHAIGRELWEPPQVPNFFTKRMPDFKIKQGLVLAIEPMVNVGKKDVIMMPDHWTVATRDGTRSAHFEHTIAVTEDGPRVLTCGPDGQGWAM; encoded by the coding sequence ATGCCATTGAAAAATCAAGATGAAATCGAATTGATGCGCCGGGCCGGTCTGGTGTTGTGGGAAGCCCACCAGCAGGCGGCTCGCCGCATGGAGCCGGGGGTGACGACGCGCGAGGTCGACCAGGCGGTTGAAGACTGCATTACCTCTCACAATGCCATCCCCTTGTTCAAGGGGGTTCCTGGGAAGGTGCCGTTCCCGGCGGCGACCTGCGTTTCGATCAACAACGAAGTGGTGCACGGCATCCCTTCATCCCGTACTTTGAGTGAGGGAGATGTCGTCAGCATCGATATCGGCGTAAAACTCGACGGCTGGTGTGCTGATGCTGCGGTGACGCATCCCGTGGGATCGATTGACGCGCAGTCGCAGAAACTTCTGCAGGTGACGGAGCACTCGCTGCGGCTGGCCATCGGCGCTCTTCGCAAAGGGGTGCGCTGGAGCAAGATCGCCCGCAAGATGCAGCAGTATATCGAAGGGGAAGGGTTCTCGGTGGTGGAAGAGCTGGTGGGGCATGCAATCGGCCGCGAGCTTTGGGAACCTCCGCAGGTGCCGAACTTCTTCACTAAGCGCATGCCCGATTTCAAAATCAAGCAGGGGCTTGTGCTGGCCATCGAGCCAATGGTCAATGTCGGAAAAAAAGATGTCATCATGATGCCCGATCATTGGACCGTTGCCACCCGTGACGGAACCCGCAGCGCCCATTTTGAACACACTATTGCCGTGACGGAGGACGGGCCGCGTGTTCTGACCTGTGGGCCGGACGGGCAGGGCTGGGCCATGTGA
- a CDS encoding DUF1622 domain-containing protein translates to MTEIIKPLAEWCAAITEAIGISMITLSAIYCLLWGSIQRLKFRDAENTARIGQKVRQTLGRGIILGLEFLIGADIIHTVAIDLSYESVGVLAVIVVIRTFLSFTLEMEIEGRWPWQQKS, encoded by the coding sequence ATGACTGAAATTATTAAACCTCTGGCCGAATGGTGTGCGGCGATCACTGAGGCGATCGGCATCAGTATGATCACTCTTTCTGCGATTTACTGCCTGTTGTGGGGCAGCATTCAACGCCTCAAGTTCAGAGATGCTGAAAACACAGCCAGGATCGGCCAGAAAGTGCGCCAGACTCTTGGGCGAGGCATTATTCTCGGACTGGAATTTCTGATCGGTGCCGACATTATTCATACCGTTGCGATCGATCTCTCGTATGAATCTGTCGGGGTTCTCGCGGTTATCGTTGTCATCCGCACTTTCCTCAGTTTTACCCTTGAGATGGAAATCGAAGGTCGTTGGCCGTGGCAGCAAAAGAGTTGA
- the sugE gene encoding quaternary ammonium compound efflux SMR transporter SugE, with amino-acid sequence MTWAILVLAGLFEVAWAIGLKYTMGFTRLWPSLWTVAAMGLSFWLLGLAMKGLPVGTAYSIWVGIGAVGTVILGIILFGEPATAGRLVSIGLIVAGLIGLKLATPG; translated from the coding sequence ATGACTTGGGCTATTCTTGTCTTAGCCGGATTATTTGAAGTCGCCTGGGCGATTGGCCTGAAGTATACGATGGGATTCACGCGCCTGTGGCCGTCGTTGTGGACTGTTGCGGCGATGGGGTTGAGTTTCTGGCTGCTTGGGCTGGCGATGAAGGGGTTGCCGGTGGGCACCGCTTACAGCATCTGGGTGGGGATCGGTGCCGTTGGTACGGTCATTCTCGGGATTATTCTTTTCGGAGAGCCCGCTACTGCCGGTCGGCTGGTCAGCATCGGATTGATTGTCGCCGGCCTGATCGGTCTGAAGCTGGCCACGCCAGGCTGA
- a CDS encoding MgtC/SapB family protein, giving the protein MLSFQTLVDNYELAILVKIILAGIAGGVIGLEREKHGRPAGLRTHLLVAIGAALMMIISESFFLKYGSLDAMVSPVRLDPSRVAAQIVTGIGFLGAGVILKQGISVHGLTTAASLWLVAGLGMAFGSGMFIAGGIAMTTALFGLVFLKRLEPYIVKSHYLCLTITADRSPDIYPDLERIFSEKNLRIHNIGATLDLENQTTTYRLTLTQHTRRIGRELTAEISGIPGVRKISFE; this is encoded by the coding sequence ATGCTTTCATTTCAAACTCTTGTTGATAACTATGAGTTGGCGATCCTGGTCAAAATCATTCTCGCCGGTATTGCCGGCGGGGTTATCGGGCTGGAGCGTGAGAAGCACGGACGGCCCGCAGGGCTGCGGACCCACCTGCTGGTGGCGATCGGCGCTGCGCTGATGATGATCATATCCGAGTCGTTTTTTCTGAAATATGGTTCTCTCGATGCGATGGTGTCCCCGGTGCGTCTCGACCCCTCCCGCGTGGCGGCCCAGATTGTCACCGGCATCGGCTTTCTGGGGGCTGGAGTCATCCTCAAGCAGGGTATTTCCGTCCATGGATTGACTACCGCTGCGTCACTGTGGCTGGTGGCTGGTCTTGGCATGGCCTTTGGTTCCGGCATGTTTATCGCCGGGGGAATCGCGATGACCACAGCTTTGTTCGGGCTGGTATTTCTTAAACGCCTTGAGCCCTACATTGTGAAATCCCATTACCTCTGCCTGACGATCACTGCAGACCGATCGCCTGATATTTATCCCGATCTTGAGAGGATTTTCAGTGAAAAAAATCTTCGTATCCACAATATCGGTGCTACCCTGGACCTGGAAAACCAGACCACGACCTACCGTTTGACTCTGACCCAGCACACTAGGCGCATCGGCAGGGAATTGACTGCTGAGATATCTGGGATCCCCGGGGTCAGGAAAATCTCCTTTGAATAA
- a CDS encoding Tex-like N-terminal domain-containing protein: MSALDIVSLLQQDTGLQRSQIEQTVALLESGATVPFIARYRKEATGELDEVQIRLLRRKRVPIRSRLTLLLPLKNQVSGLKKGLISACVQLFAQTGSQRGRVRVGALGEIPDTPLPTSPRWGGEELELSVNQ, encoded by the coding sequence ATGAGCGCACTTGATATCGTTTCCCTGCTGCAGCAGGACACCGGGCTGCAGCGCTCTCAAATTGAACAGACCGTGGCGCTTCTGGAATCAGGAGCGACGGTTCCATTCATCGCCCGCTACCGCAAGGAAGCAACCGGTGAGCTGGACGAGGTACAGATCCGTTTGCTGCGAAGAAAGAGGGTTCCAATAAGGTCAAGACTGACCTTGCTTCTGCCTTTGAAAAATCAGGTTTCCGGGTTAAAAAAGGGATTGATTAGCGCTTGCGTCCAGCTATTCGCTCAAACAGGTTCCCAGCGGGGGAGGGTTAGGGTGGGGGCGCTTGGCGAAATACCGGACACCCCCCTCCCAACCTCCCCCCGCTGGGGGGGGGAGGAGCTTGAGCTTAGCGTTAATCAGTAA
- a CDS encoding Txe/YoeB family addiction module toxin: MSWKIVYTKQAQKDAKKLSASGMKPKAWRLLEIIAENPYQTPPPYEKLVGDLAGAYSRRINIQHRLVYQVLEEIKTIKVLRMWTHYE; the protein is encoded by the coding sequence GTGAGTTGGAAGATTGTTTACACCAAGCAGGCCCAAAAGGATGCAAAAAAACTCTCCGCATCGGGCATGAAGCCAAAAGCCTGGCGACTGCTCGAAATAATTGCGGAGAATCCATATCAGACCCCGCCACCGTATGAGAAACTTGTCGGTGACTTGGCAGGAGCCTATTCAAGAAGGATCAACATCCAGCACCGGCTCGTCTATCAGGTCCTGGAAGAGATTAAGACGATCAAGGTGCTGCGGATGTGGACACATTACGAATAG
- a CDS encoding type II toxin-antitoxin system Phd/YefM family antitoxin, whose amino-acid sequence MPTITATEARKSLYRILDQVSETHEPIQITGKRGNAILISEDDWRAIQETLYLHSIPGVKDSIIEGMKTPVDECDKELDW is encoded by the coding sequence ATGCCGACAATCACTGCGACCGAAGCAAGAAAGAGCCTGTACCGCATCCTCGATCAGGTTTCAGAAACCCATGAACCGATACAGATCACGGGCAAGCGTGGCAATGCTATTTTGATTTCTGAAGATGATTGGAGGGCCATCCAGGAAACACTTTATCTTCACTCAATTCCCGGGGTGAAAGACTCGATCATTGAAGGGATGAAAACACCCGTCGACGAGTGTGACAAGGAACTCGACTGGTGA
- the msrB gene encoding peptide-methionine (R)-S-oxide reductase MsrB, translated as MTEKISKTAEEWKRELTEEQFRILRRKGTEPAFSGKYWDNHEAGTYRCAGCGLDLFSSKDKFDSGTGWPSFTAPVAQENIQTQEDRGFFMTRTEVLCARCEGHLGHVFKDGPKPTGLRYCINSAALDFVPVD; from the coding sequence ATGACTGAGAAAATTTCAAAAACGGCTGAAGAGTGGAAGCGGGAATTGACCGAAGAGCAGTTCCGCATACTGCGTCGCAAGGGAACCGAGCCTGCATTCAGTGGAAAATACTGGGACAATCACGAGGCGGGGACATATCGCTGCGCAGGATGCGGTCTCGATCTATTCTCATCAAAAGATAAGTTCGACTCGGGCACAGGCTGGCCCAGTTTCACAGCACCTGTCGCCCAGGAAAACATTCAGACCCAGGAAGACCGCGGCTTCTTCATGACGCGGACCGAAGTCCTGTGTGCGCGCTGCGAGGGTCACCTTGGGCATGTTTTCAAGGACGGTCCCAAACCAACCGGATTGCGCTACTGCATCAATTCCGCCGCGTTGGATTTTGTACCCGTGGACTGA
- a CDS encoding DUF2959 family protein has product MRRSSQQIFDATRQKYLELISAMKEAESKLEPALVPLRDQVLFMKHNLNARAIAGLKSETKSVQANVWTPWCGPLKMPWHGPMNSSLLWKNDRLYEATP; this is encoded by the coding sequence TTGCGTCGGTCGAGCCAACAGATATTCGATGCGACCCGGCAGAAGTACCTCGAACTCATCTCTGCGATGAAAGAGGCAGAATCCAAGCTTGAACCCGCCTTGGTCCCATTGCGCGACCAGGTGCTTTTCATGAAACACAACCTGAACGCCAGAGCGATTGCCGGCTTGAAAAGCGAAACAAAATCGGTTCAGGCCAATGTGTGGACACCCTGGTGCGGTCCATTGAAAATGCCGTGGCACGGGCCGATGAATTCATCGCTTCTCTGGAAGAATGACAGATTGTACGAGGCGACCCCTTAA
- the msrA gene encoding peptide-methionine (S)-S-oxide reductase MsrA — protein sequence MDKEPQTIKKAIFAGGCFWCMEPPFEKLPGVVSVVSGYTGGTVKNPSYEQVTSGITGHLEAVEISYDPEQISYPELLEVFWRNIDPTDDGGQFIDRGSQYRSAIFYLDEEQRRQAEQSREELARSGKFKRPIVTEILPASAFYPAEAYHQDYYKENPLRYRFYRSGSGRDLFLEKTWKDSE from the coding sequence ATGGATAAAGAACCGCAGACCATCAAAAAAGCCATTTTTGCCGGAGGATGCTTCTGGTGTATGGAACCGCCTTTTGAAAAACTGCCGGGAGTTGTTTCCGTCGTTTCAGGATACACAGGGGGAACTGTAAAAAATCCTTCCTATGAACAGGTGACATCTGGAATAACCGGCCACCTTGAGGCGGTTGAAATCAGCTATGACCCTGAGCAAATCAGCTACCCGGAATTGTTGGAGGTGTTCTGGAGGAACATCGACCCGACCGATGATGGAGGACAGTTCATTGATCGTGGCAGTCAGTATCGCAGCGCCATCTTCTACCTGGATGAAGAGCAGCGCCGCCAGGCGGAACAGTCCCGGGAAGAGTTAGCGCGATCGGGAAAATTCAAGCGACCCATCGTCACTGAAATCCTTCCGGCGTCGGCGTTCTATCCGGCTGAAGCCTATCACCAGGATTACTACAAGGAAAACCCTTTGAGATACCGCTTCTACCGCTCGGGGTCCGGCCGCGATCTTTTCCTGGAGAAAACATGGAAAGATTCAGAATAA
- a CDS encoding ATP-binding cassette domain-containing protein, whose amino-acid sequence MSLLEMRNIVYRTPDRTIIDHLDMSLDSGEVHALIGTNGTGKSTLAYLIMGCSRQSPQQGEIVFDGQKINDLEIHERARLGISLAWQEPVRFEGLRVDEYLCLHDKTLDADSYLKQVGLDPSSYAKRMVDKNLSGGERKRIELASVLALKPRLAILDEPDSGIDMLSTRDILQVIDSFRQSGAAVLLITHREEIAGCADHASQICDGRIVCTGDPRHVAAHYQNRKCLLCDGVECGYE is encoded by the coding sequence ATGTCCTTGCTGGAAATGCGCAATATCGTTTACCGGACCCCTGACCGCACCATTATCGACCACCTGGATATGTCCCTTGATTCCGGCGAGGTGCATGCCCTGATCGGGACCAATGGCACAGGAAAAAGCACCCTTGCATATCTGATCATGGGGTGCAGCAGACAGAGCCCGCAGCAAGGGGAGATTGTTTTTGACGGACAAAAAATCAACGATCTTGAAATCCACGAACGTGCGCGTCTTGGGATCTCGCTGGCCTGGCAGGAACCGGTTCGATTCGAAGGCCTGAGGGTGGATGAGTATCTTTGCCTGCATGACAAAACACTCGACGCCGATTCGTACCTGAAACAGGTTGGACTGGATCCCTCTTCGTACGCCAAACGAATGGTCGACAAGAATCTCAGCGGTGGTGAACGGAAACGGATAGAACTCGCATCGGTGCTGGCGCTTAAACCTCGCCTAGCGATTCTCGACGAGCCTGATTCAGGCATCGATATGCTGTCGACCCGGGATATCCTCCAGGTGATCGATTCTTTCAGGCAATCCGGTGCGGCAGTTCTGCTCATCACTCACCGCGAAGAGATTGCCGGCTGCGCCGATCATGCCTCCCAGATCTGTGACGGCCGCATCGTGTGCACCGGCGATCCTCGGCATGTGGCCGCTCACTATCAGAACAGAAAATGTCTTTTGTGCGACGGAGTGGAGTGTGGATATGAGTGA
- a CDS encoding SufB/SufD family protein yields MSENDLLLEAFGSSGGDREVFEDLEVAHLLAVEHRILSARQVQGLKVDTEETPHGIVARIRVAEDVRISNPVHLCFGVVHSEGLQQIEMDIVLEPYSSVDFIAHCLFPNAEKVRHAMIARVEIGEGARLRYNETHVHGPQGGVEVVPKSQVQVGEGGRFNSEFNLTSGRVGSLDMDYTITGYADSVTELIARVSGSGSDMIKIREKIVLEGENSRGLIKSRIALRDHASAEIIGSTSGNAAGARGHVDCMELVRDQAVARAVPIVNVTHPLAKVTHEAAIGTVDQRQLETLLAHGLSPDEAVDVIIRGVLR; encoded by the coding sequence ATGAGTGAAAATGACCTTCTGCTGGAAGCTTTCGGTTCAAGCGGCGGCGACCGTGAGGTTTTCGAAGACCTGGAGGTGGCGCATCTTCTGGCCGTCGAGCACCGCATCCTGAGCGCACGGCAGGTGCAAGGACTGAAGGTGGACACCGAGGAAACCCCACACGGCATTGTTGCGAGAATCAGGGTAGCTGAGGACGTTAGAATCTCCAATCCCGTTCATCTCTGTTTCGGAGTCGTTCATTCTGAAGGCCTTCAGCAGATCGAAATGGACATTGTGCTCGAGCCTTACTCCTCGGTTGATTTTATCGCCCACTGCCTGTTTCCTAATGCCGAGAAGGTTCGTCATGCAATGATTGCCCGGGTTGAAATCGGGGAGGGAGCCAGGTTGCGCTATAACGAAACTCACGTACATGGCCCTCAGGGTGGGGTTGAAGTTGTCCCGAAAAGCCAGGTGCAGGTAGGTGAGGGCGGTCGCTTCAACAGCGAGTTCAACCTGACAAGCGGTCGCGTCGGCAGCCTGGATATGGATTATACCATCACCGGCTATGCCGACTCGGTTACGGAACTGATCGCACGCGTTTCCGGCAGCGGCAGCGATATGATCAAAATCCGTGAAAAGATTGTTCTCGAAGGAGAGAACTCCCGTGGTCTGATTAAATCAAGAATCGCTTTGCGGGATCATGCTTCGGCCGAGATCATCGGTTCGACCTCAGGAAACGCTGCCGGCGCACGGGGACATGTGGACTGCATGGAACTGGTCAGAGATCAGGCGGTCGCCCGGGCCGTCCCGATTGTCAACGTCACTCATCCGCTGGCGAAAGTGACTCATGAGGCAGCTATCGGCACGGTCGACCAGCGCCAGCTGGAGACGCTT